The following proteins come from a genomic window of Oncorhynchus mykiss isolate Arlee chromosome 19, USDA_OmykA_1.1, whole genome shotgun sequence:
- the LOC110498105 gene encoding proenkephalin-A → MKTPLWSLLLLCLCVPGHCGECHGDCLACGRILPQEINFNTLVCLVECEGNVSPAFTWDMCRKASASPQLPSLPIGGAAMLTRVQKEVEAMLPEEEEEQGEGGLMYPVALQRFDHVVRALGIDELGSESRLTADVYNSQLPQEMQERDEEEGDEEEGDNAMEREQDGAAGISLSKRFGGFLKGRHGYRKLMGPGRPLQKRYGGFIGVRKSARKWNNQKRFSEFLKQYLGMSTRASKSYNSVSADITQQNKV, encoded by the exons ATGAAGACCCCTCTCTGGTCCCTGctgctgctgtgtctgtgtgtcccggGACACTGTGGTGAATGCCATGGGGACTGCCTGGCCTGTGGCCGCATCCTGCCGCAGGAGATCAACTTCAACACACTG GTGTGTCTGGTGGAGTGTGAGGGTAACGTCTCCCCTGCCTTCACTTGGGACATGTGCCGCAAGGCCTCAGCCTCCCCACAGTTACCCTCCCTGCCCATAGGGGGCGCTGCCATGCTGACGCGGGTCCAGAAGGAGGTGGAGGCCATGCtgccagaggaagaggaggaacaggGGGAAGGGGGGCTGATGTACCCAGTAGCCCTGCAGAGGTTTGACCACGTGGTCCGTGCTCTGGGCATAGACGAGTTGGGCAGTGAGAGCCGGCTAACCGCTGATGTCTACAACTCCCAGCTGCCCCAGGAAATGCAGGAAAGGGACGAGGAAGAGGGGGACGAGGAAGAGGGGGATAAcgcgatggagagagagcaggacgGAGCGGCGGGGATAAGTCTGTCGAAGCGCTTCGGGGGGTTCCTGAAGGGAAGGCATGGCTACAGGAAGTTGATGGGCCCCGGGAGGCCCTTGCAGAAGCGCTACGGCGGGTTCATAGGCGTCCGGAAATCTGCCCGCAAGTGGAACAACCAGAAACGGTTCAGTGAGTTCCTGAAGCAATACCTGGGCATGAGCACCCGAGCTAGCAAGTCCTACAACAGCGtctctgctgacatcacccaacagAACAAGGTGTAG